One Myxococcales bacterium genomic region harbors:
- a CDS encoding sigma-70 family RNA polymerase sigma factor encodes MSDDRWLAEQFEERRDRLRAVAYRMLGSASEAEDAVQEAWLKVSRADTGDVQNLGGWLTTVVARVCLDMLRSRRSRREEHLAPTEDASSTAFTETDTALADAIGPALFVVLDRLAPAERVAFVLHDMFDLRFEEIAPILGRTPAAARQLASRARRRVRGAPASADDDARHREIVSAFLAASRDGDLQRLVAVLSPDVVMRADELAVRTAAERAQHGAPSLTREARGSSPVADVFKGRARGAVPALIDGEPGAVWVMGDHVRAAFLFTFEHGTIAEIDLVMDPAYLAELRVERV; translated from the coding sequence GAGTGACGATCGCTGGCTGGCCGAGCAGTTCGAGGAGAGACGCGACCGCCTTCGTGCCGTGGCCTACCGAATGCTCGGTTCGGCGAGCGAGGCCGAGGACGCCGTGCAAGAGGCCTGGCTGAAGGTCAGTCGGGCCGACACCGGCGACGTGCAGAACCTCGGCGGCTGGCTCACGACGGTCGTGGCCCGCGTGTGCCTCGACATGCTTCGCTCGCGCAGGTCACGTCGTGAGGAGCACCTCGCGCCGACGGAGGATGCTTCCAGCACGGCGTTCACGGAGACGGACACCGCGCTCGCGGACGCGATCGGACCTGCGCTGTTCGTCGTCCTGGATAGGCTCGCACCTGCGGAGCGAGTCGCCTTCGTGCTGCATGACATGTTCGACCTTCGCTTCGAGGAGATCGCGCCGATCCTTGGTCGCACCCCCGCGGCGGCGAGGCAGCTCGCGAGTCGCGCGAGGCGCCGGGTTCGTGGTGCGCCGGCGTCTGCCGATGACGACGCACGGCATCGCGAGATCGTGAGCGCCTTCCTCGCGGCGTCACGGGATGGCGATCTTCAACGGCTCGTCGCGGTGTTGTCGCCCGATGTCGTGATGCGCGCCGACGAGCTAGCGGTGCGGACCGCGGCCGAGCGCGCGCAGCATGGGGCACCGAGCTTGACCCGCGAGGCTCGCGGTTCGTCCCCCGTGGCCGACGTGTTCAAGGGGCGCGCCCGCGGGGCGGTGCCTGCGCTCATCGACGGCGAACCGGGCGCGGTTTGGGTGATGGGAGACCACGTGCGCGCAGCGTTCCTGTTCACGTTCGAGCACGGCACGATCGCGGAGATCGATCTCGTCATGGACCCTGCGTACCTCGCCGAGCTCCGCGTGGAGCGCGTGTAG
- a CDS encoding phospholipase, with the protein MQVLLDAVVDLVALVSPAKASTVASALRGLASPGSAPNPNTLADTPAARAAVGRVVAAWGQVQASGDEVAGMLLGASEARLRVERELSVELVWTGPTTRFVPTRRTEQVLLDLIASATKDLFLVSFVAYDVLSVVAALNDAASRGVRIRILLEASTSHGGTLNYDPAATMRSRVPTAELFTWKEKPEPFVDGKVHAKVAVVDGARAFITSANLTGHALEKNMEAGVLINGGPVAKTLSDHLQALIDVRVIQST; encoded by the coding sequence ATGCAGGTGCTCCTCGATGCGGTCGTTGACCTCGTAGCTCTCGTCTCTCCAGCGAAGGCGAGCACCGTCGCGTCGGCGCTGCGCGGGCTCGCGAGCCCCGGCTCGGCGCCGAACCCGAACACGCTGGCCGACACGCCCGCTGCGCGCGCCGCTGTGGGGCGCGTCGTCGCGGCGTGGGGCCAGGTGCAGGCGAGCGGCGACGAGGTGGCGGGCATGCTCCTCGGCGCATCCGAGGCGCGCCTGCGCGTCGAGCGTGAGCTAAGCGTCGAGCTGGTGTGGACCGGCCCGACGACGCGCTTCGTGCCGACGCGCAGGACCGAGCAGGTACTGCTCGACCTCATCGCCAGCGCGACCAAGGACCTGTTCCTCGTGAGCTTCGTCGCCTACGACGTCCTCAGCGTCGTCGCGGCGCTCAACGACGCCGCGAGCCGGGGCGTTCGCATCCGCATCCTGCTGGAGGCCTCGACGAGCCACGGCGGCACGTTGAACTACGACCCGGCCGCGACCATGCGCTCGCGCGTGCCGACGGCAGAACTCTTCACGTGGAAGGAGAAGCCCGAGCCCTTCGTCGACGGCAAGGTCCACGCGAAGGTCGCGGTGGTCGACGGCGCACGCGCATTCATCACGAGCGCGAATCTCACGGGTCATGCCCTCGAGAAGAATATGGAGGCCGGTGTGCTCATCAACGGCGGCCCCGTCGCCAAGACCCTGAGCGACCATCTACAAGCGCTCATCGACGTGAGGGTGATTCAATCAACGTGA
- a CDS encoding DUF1998 domain-containing protein encodes MSKTPVGEVRPSQLLWTYGPGALIDLPNLSVVTMGIDRWEIGRCQPIQEARLLTNVRRVLGDQVESLRMPPLTDSDIVDPFSAEALVGVPVKPFPRWMRCVKCGLLSPFDAGLFELKANRYRPERTCFVHKGCTGSRGDQKPRDADAVPARFLLACREGHLDDFPWHWFVHGGPSSCMGTLRFFESGASLQTENLWVRCDSCSAAKSMAQAFGQAGKDNLPGCRGRHPHLNKFEDGCAEVPRAILLGATNGWFPVTLSVLAIPQTGSPLAQLVADGWTFFEDVESAVEAAAVVKTLKKSAQLPGIDAFTGDQVWEAIQAHRGGAVGDEDLDLKGPEWDVLTSPTPPTDYPHFMSKKADVPKGFEKHLSRVLLLERLREVNALLGFTRVESPSEGAGADRAPRAPIGRTAPHWVPATQVHGEGIFLQFSEDALSDWAKWTGVRRQEAELRRGHRGWRARRGLEPDPGFPGMRFALLHTIAHLLIRELALDCGYNAASIRERVYADTDDGKSQAGILIYTAAADSDGTLGGLVDLGKPENLGRLLRQALDRAKICASDPLCAEHNPRTDSSLHAASCHACSFVSETSCECGNRYLDRALVIPTLQTNDAAFFAGI; translated from the coding sequence ATGAGTAAGACCCCGGTGGGCGAAGTCCGCCCGAGCCAGCTCCTCTGGACCTACGGGCCCGGCGCGCTGATCGATCTCCCGAACCTCTCCGTCGTCACGATGGGCATCGACCGCTGGGAGATCGGGCGCTGCCAGCCGATCCAGGAAGCACGGCTGCTCACGAACGTGCGCCGGGTGCTCGGCGACCAGGTCGAGTCGCTGCGCATGCCGCCGCTGACCGACAGCGACATCGTCGATCCGTTCTCGGCCGAGGCGCTCGTCGGCGTGCCGGTGAAGCCGTTCCCCCGATGGATGCGCTGCGTGAAGTGCGGGCTGCTCTCGCCTTTCGACGCGGGCCTCTTCGAGCTGAAGGCGAACCGCTACCGGCCCGAACGCACCTGCTTCGTCCACAAGGGTTGCACCGGCTCGCGCGGCGACCAGAAGCCCCGTGACGCAGACGCGGTACCCGCGCGCTTCCTCCTTGCATGCCGCGAGGGACACCTCGACGACTTCCCTTGGCACTGGTTCGTTCACGGTGGGCCGAGCAGCTGCATGGGTACGCTGCGCTTCTTCGAGAGCGGCGCCTCGCTTCAGACCGAAAACCTGTGGGTGCGCTGCGATTCGTGCAGCGCTGCCAAGAGTATGGCGCAGGCCTTCGGACAGGCCGGCAAGGACAACCTTCCGGGCTGTCGTGGGAGGCATCCACACCTCAACAAGTTCGAGGACGGCTGCGCCGAAGTCCCGCGCGCCATCCTCCTCGGCGCGACGAACGGCTGGTTCCCGGTCACGCTCTCGGTTCTCGCCATCCCGCAGACGGGCAGCCCGCTCGCGCAGCTCGTCGCCGACGGCTGGACTTTCTTCGAGGACGTAGAGAGCGCCGTCGAAGCGGCGGCCGTAGTGAAGACGTTGAAGAAGTCGGCTCAGCTCCCGGGCATCGACGCCTTCACGGGCGACCAGGTGTGGGAGGCCATCCAAGCCCATCGTGGCGGCGCGGTGGGTGACGAAGACCTCGATCTGAAGGGGCCCGAGTGGGACGTGCTCACTTCGCCGACGCCGCCCACGGACTACCCGCACTTCATGAGCAAGAAGGCGGATGTGCCCAAGGGGTTCGAGAAGCACCTCTCGCGCGTGCTGCTCCTCGAGCGGCTGCGCGAGGTGAACGCGCTGCTCGGCTTCACGCGCGTCGAGTCGCCCAGCGAGGGCGCTGGCGCGGACCGTGCGCCGCGCGCTCCCATCGGACGTACGGCGCCCCACTGGGTGCCCGCCACGCAGGTCCACGGCGAGGGCATCTTCCTCCAGTTTTCGGAAGACGCGCTCTCCGACTGGGCGAAGTGGACGGGTGTGCGGAGGCAGGAGGCCGAGCTTCGTCGAGGCCACCGTGGCTGGCGCGCGCGTCGTGGGCTCGAGCCCGACCCGGGCTTCCCCGGCATGCGTTTCGCGTTGCTTCATACGATCGCGCACTTGCTCATCCGCGAGCTCGCGCTCGACTGCGGCTACAACGCGGCGAGCATCCGCGAGCGCGTCTACGCCGACACTGACGACGGCAAGTCGCAGGCGGGCATCTTGATCTACACGGCAGCGGCCGACTCCGACGGCACGCTCGGCGGGCTCGTCGACCTCGGCAAGCCCGAGAACCTCGGGCGCTTGCTGCGGCAGGCACTCGACCGCGCGAAGATCTGCGCGTCCGACCCGCTCTGCGCGGAGCACAACCCGAGGACCGACTCGTCGCTGCACGCGGCCTCGTGCCACGCGTGCTCGTTCGTCTCCGAGACGTCGTGCGAGTGCGGCAACCGCTACCTCGATCGCGCGCTCGTCATCCCGACGCTGCAAACCAACGACGCGGCCTTCTTCGCGGGGATCTGA
- a CDS encoding helicase gives MTTTTAPNAQAWLAKDATSLGPFVVRLNGDRVGSAFAPGHWVVVVNANGALQRVGRILRIRADLEATTLYFDKFHMVRKAGLLSDLGLTLPQGLVTRLRPEDLAAVLARDAVSSADDVPLVQDAAYVRELLELATRDDLLGPANGPEELVIDMSVRDRYLVGKLAPRTPGDVAMASEVEPSAAADEEDDSVEENEAPTHEPGAEFNRASGRVEPEDDALDEIDTTNNQSLVPSSVGLTFCVGSDVKTLDVTARWGSYSRVPKEEHEYTRPRKNRETGEVQETKVKVWRRTPRGGRVTLTLEDGPIKPLAPDSEQDEVRIQGAVRTNAKGERLVTLFLVNDQREPETNRDSAWLFQPVLSAQGSGEAAGTPVFLRRPSNDVVVDDAERDHLGLIYRRKVEFAVGQGVAVHAETPDDDPTRAIEVRTEVIPSFEVPVTETPGLDPNDRPAMKRMVERGWLDMLTLADLDKKELEEALKTLVDDYAAWIGDQRARVGKEIKGYDAPANDALDRCKTTLERLRAGLKVLLADAEALQAFRFANRSMARQRVRGIYALKRRRGEDLTFDSVDVRKNRSWRPFQLAFLLLSIPSLADPKHSDRTSPAEAFADLLWFPTGGGKTEAYLGVAAFAMGIRRLQGVVENLDGGRGLTVIMRYTLRLLTLQQFQRAATLLCAMELIRTADVAKWGAEPFTLGLWVGNKVTPGTTDASHQAIEAIRDKDRNRAGIASPAQLTSCPWCGTEIQPGRDIEVDKTAVRTAIYCGDKLSQCEFSKAKSSTNAHPGLPVKLVDEEIYHRPPTMMIATVDKFAMMAWRAEVRTLFGNVREECERHGLLWPGHDCGGGHRARKPHPAAKVKAVRGVRPPDLIIQDEFHLISGPLGTMVGLYETAVDDLCSWRIGKTKVRPKVVASTATVRRAADQVRNVFMRRLAIFPPKALDVEDDFFSVQRSVESKPGRRYMGICSPGSSRPAVLIRTYTAFLTAAQRLFDAFGRVADPYMTMVGYFNSLRELGGMKRLAEDDVQTRSYRVKMSLVQRPGLEQRSIANIRELTSRVSNADIPKYLDELEIPFDGAFDATKGKFVRPTVAPPSVSGSQRPVAPRPIDVVLATNMLSVGVDVNRLGVMVVNGQPKGTAEYIQATSRVGRTFPGLVVAVLTWARPRDLSHYETFEHYHATFYQHVEAQSVTPFSPRAMDRGLTGAMLSVMRNRFEPFAPNPGAGALTSPSRPEVVSTVDSVTERTWEVTEDSAKKNLATAELKSRADQWAKEAAVPGRMLVYQKYGAGPTAYALLEAPGIKPWSTWTVPMSMREVEPGVNLVMEDDRSNQDPVWRPRPTPVDEATDVEESP, from the coding sequence ATGACGACGACCACCGCACCGAACGCACAGGCATGGCTCGCCAAGGATGCGACGTCGCTCGGCCCGTTCGTCGTTCGGCTCAACGGTGATCGCGTCGGCAGCGCCTTCGCTCCTGGCCATTGGGTGGTCGTCGTGAACGCGAACGGAGCGCTGCAGCGCGTGGGGCGCATCCTCCGCATCCGCGCCGACCTCGAAGCGACGACGCTCTACTTCGACAAGTTCCACATGGTGAGGAAGGCGGGCTTGCTCTCCGACCTCGGGCTGACGCTTCCCCAAGGGCTCGTCACCCGCCTGCGCCCCGAAGACCTCGCCGCCGTGCTCGCGCGCGACGCTGTCTCGTCGGCGGACGACGTTCCGCTCGTCCAGGACGCCGCCTACGTGCGCGAACTGCTCGAGCTGGCGACGCGCGATGACCTCCTCGGCCCTGCCAACGGCCCCGAGGAACTGGTCATCGACATGAGCGTCCGCGACCGATACCTCGTCGGCAAGCTTGCTCCGCGCACGCCGGGCGACGTGGCGATGGCGAGCGAGGTCGAGCCCTCGGCAGCGGCCGACGAAGAGGACGACTCGGTCGAGGAAAACGAAGCGCCGACCCACGAGCCGGGCGCCGAGTTCAACCGCGCGAGCGGGCGCGTCGAGCCAGAAGACGACGCGCTCGACGAGATCGACACGACCAACAACCAGTCGCTCGTGCCGTCTAGCGTGGGCCTCACGTTCTGCGTCGGGTCCGACGTGAAGACCCTCGATGTCACCGCGCGCTGGGGCAGTTACTCGCGTGTTCCGAAGGAGGAGCACGAGTACACGCGGCCGCGGAAGAACCGCGAGACCGGCGAGGTCCAAGAGACGAAGGTGAAGGTCTGGCGCCGCACGCCGCGCGGCGGGCGCGTGACGCTCACGCTCGAGGACGGCCCCATCAAGCCGCTCGCGCCCGACAGCGAGCAGGACGAGGTTCGAATCCAGGGTGCCGTGCGCACCAACGCCAAGGGCGAGCGCCTCGTCACGCTGTTTTTGGTCAACGACCAACGCGAGCCCGAGACGAACCGCGACAGCGCGTGGCTCTTTCAGCCAGTGCTGAGCGCGCAGGGTTCTGGCGAGGCGGCCGGGACGCCCGTGTTCCTTCGTCGCCCAAGCAACGATGTCGTCGTGGACGACGCCGAGCGAGACCATCTCGGGCTCATCTACCGCCGCAAGGTCGAGTTCGCCGTGGGCCAAGGCGTGGCCGTCCACGCCGAGACCCCCGACGACGATCCGACACGCGCCATCGAGGTCCGCACCGAGGTCATCCCGAGCTTCGAGGTGCCCGTCACCGAGACGCCGGGCCTCGACCCAAACGACCGCCCCGCAATGAAGAGAATGGTCGAGCGGGGATGGCTCGACATGCTCACGCTTGCCGACCTCGACAAGAAGGAGCTCGAAGAGGCACTGAAGACGCTCGTCGACGACTACGCCGCGTGGATCGGCGACCAGCGCGCCCGCGTCGGCAAAGAGATCAAGGGCTACGACGCCCCGGCCAACGACGCGCTCGACCGCTGTAAAACCACGCTCGAACGCCTGCGCGCGGGCCTGAAGGTGCTGCTCGCCGATGCGGAGGCGCTGCAGGCCTTCCGCTTCGCCAACCGCTCGATGGCCCGCCAGCGCGTTCGAGGCATCTACGCGCTCAAGCGCCGACGCGGCGAGGACCTGACCTTTGACTCCGTTGACGTGCGGAAGAACCGCTCGTGGCGCCCGTTCCAGCTCGCGTTCCTACTGCTCTCGATCCCGTCGCTCGCCGACCCGAAGCACTCCGACCGCACGAGCCCCGCCGAGGCCTTCGCTGACCTGCTCTGGTTCCCCACGGGCGGTGGCAAGACCGAGGCATACCTGGGCGTCGCTGCCTTCGCGATGGGCATCCGGCGCCTGCAGGGCGTCGTCGAGAACCTCGATGGCGGGCGCGGGCTCACCGTCATCATGCGCTACACACTGCGCCTGCTGACGCTGCAGCAGTTCCAGCGCGCCGCCACTCTGCTCTGCGCGATGGAGCTCATCCGCACCGCCGATGTCGCCAAGTGGGGCGCGGAGCCGTTCACTCTCGGCCTGTGGGTCGGCAACAAGGTGACGCCCGGGACCACCGACGCCTCGCACCAGGCCATCGAGGCGATCCGCGACAAGGACCGCAACCGCGCCGGCATCGCGTCGCCTGCGCAGCTCACGAGCTGCCCTTGGTGCGGGACCGAGATTCAACCGGGGCGCGACATCGAGGTCGACAAGACCGCCGTGCGGACCGCGATCTACTGCGGCGACAAGCTCTCGCAGTGCGAGTTCAGCAAGGCGAAGTCGAGCACCAACGCCCATCCCGGCCTGCCGGTGAAGCTCGTCGACGAGGAGATCTACCACCGGCCCCCCACCATGATGATCGCCACCGTCGACAAGTTCGCGATGATGGCGTGGCGAGCCGAGGTGCGGACGCTCTTCGGCAACGTGCGCGAGGAGTGCGAGCGCCACGGGCTCTTGTGGCCGGGCCACGACTGCGGTGGCGGCCACAGGGCGCGGAAGCCTCACCCCGCCGCGAAGGTGAAGGCGGTGCGCGGGGTGCGCCCGCCGGACCTCATCATCCAGGACGAGTTCCACCTCATCAGCGGGCCGCTCGGCACGATGGTCGGCCTCTACGAGACGGCCGTCGACGACCTGTGCTCCTGGCGAATCGGGAAGACGAAGGTGCGCCCGAAGGTCGTCGCGTCGACGGCAACGGTGCGGCGTGCGGCGGACCAGGTGCGCAACGTCTTCATGCGGCGCCTCGCCATCTTTCCGCCGAAGGCTCTCGACGTCGAAGACGACTTCTTCTCGGTGCAGCGCTCGGTCGAGAGCAAGCCCGGGCGACGGTACATGGGCATCTGCTCGCCGGGCAGCTCACGCCCCGCCGTCCTCATCCGCACGTACACGGCGTTCCTCACTGCGGCGCAGCGGCTCTTCGATGCGTTCGGGAGGGTCGCCGACCCGTACATGACGATGGTCGGCTACTTCAACTCGCTGCGCGAGCTCGGCGGGATGAAGCGGCTCGCGGAAGACGACGTCCAGACCCGTTCGTACCGCGTGAAGATGAGCCTCGTGCAGCGGCCCGGGCTCGAGCAACGGAGCATCGCGAACATCCGTGAGCTCACGTCACGCGTCAGTAACGCCGACATTCCGAAGTACCTCGACGAACTCGAGATCCCGTTCGACGGTGCCTTCGACGCGACCAAGGGCAAGTTCGTGCGGCCGACGGTGGCACCACCTTCCGTCTCCGGCAGCCAACGACCGGTAGCACCTCGACCCATCGACGTCGTGCTCGCCACGAACATGCTCTCCGTCGGCGTGGACGTGAACCGCCTCGGCGTCATGGTGGTGAACGGCCAACCAAAGGGAACGGCCGAGTACATCCAGGCGACGAGCCGTGTGGGCCGTACGTTCCCCGGTCTCGTCGTGGCGGTGCTCACGTGGGCGCGGCCTCGTGACCTCTCCCACTACGAGACCTTCGAGCACTATCACGCGACGTTCTACCAACACGTCGAGGCGCAGTCGGTCACGCCGTTCTCGCCGCGCGCGATGGACCGAGGGCTCACCGGCGCGATGCTCAGCGTGATGCGGAACCGCTTCGAGCCGTTCGCCCCGAATCCCGGTGCCGGTGCGCTGACGAGCCCGAGTCGCCCGGAGGTGGTCTCGACCGTCGACTCGGTCACCGAGCGCACGTGGGAGGTCACCGAGGACTCTGCGAAGAAGAATCTCGCGACCGCCGAGCTGAAGAGCCGCGCCGACCAATGGGCGAAGGAGGCGGCTGTGCCAGGCCGCATGCTCGTCTACCAGAAGTACGGCGCGGGCCCGACCGCGTACGCGCTGCTCGAAGCCCCGGGCATCAAGCCGTGGTCGACGTGGACCGTGCCCATGTCGATGCGCGAGGTCGAGCCTGGTGTGAACCTCGTGATGGAGGACGATCGCTCGAACCAAGATCCGGTCTGGCGCCCACGGCCAACGCCCGTGGATGAAGCGACGGATGTGGAGGAGTCGCCATGA
- a CDS encoding ATP-binding protein has product MKPSVDTATAVPTKQFFVSMLTRDIRLEDAILDLIDNCLDGALRLGNGRQPDYSKHLVKITLAKDHFSIEDNCGGIPREVAKNYAFKMGREPNDDRDSDAETIGMYGVGMKRAIFKMGRNAIVKTRHGSDTYEVPITAAWLDATNWDPLPINEPTEAKEKLKEPGTTIQVSDLNEGVARHFANPSFVNEVTTAISQHFTMFLQWGFNIEINGESVKPVHVEVLVSPRENGPAPYVFRKTTRDVTVSITVGLNTSRRSEGDDSDDDADFAGQRASATAGWTVLCNDRAVIVGDKSRLTGWGDLPLVPLYHPQFAVITGIIEFRAKDAKKLPVTTTKRALDASSELWLESLVKMKEGMRVWISYTNDWKNHPRADQQSYWNDAQPLPLSKAIEKVASRTTAKKTSASDQAGEVSEVVEFNPKKNNVLPKPEEKKPSSKRIVFSRPVEEVRAVSKMLFDDPDLNAGTVGDECFKIQLELATPSKKRKG; this is encoded by the coding sequence ATGAAGCCGAGTGTGGACACCGCTACAGCGGTCCCGACCAAGCAGTTTTTTGTGTCGATGCTCACGCGCGACATCAGGCTTGAGGACGCCATCCTCGACCTGATCGACAACTGCCTCGACGGCGCTCTGCGCCTCGGCAACGGCCGCCAGCCCGACTACTCGAAGCACCTCGTCAAGATCACGCTGGCGAAGGACCACTTCTCCATCGAGGACAACTGCGGCGGCATCCCTCGCGAGGTCGCGAAGAATTACGCGTTTAAGATGGGCCGCGAGCCCAACGACGACCGCGACTCCGACGCCGAGACCATTGGCATGTACGGTGTCGGCATGAAGCGCGCGATCTTCAAGATGGGTCGCAACGCCATCGTGAAGACCCGCCACGGCAGCGACACCTACGAGGTGCCGATCACGGCCGCGTGGCTAGACGCCACCAACTGGGATCCGCTGCCGATCAATGAGCCGACGGAGGCCAAGGAGAAGCTCAAGGAGCCCGGCACGACGATCCAGGTGAGCGACCTAAACGAGGGCGTCGCCCGGCACTTCGCCAACCCCTCCTTCGTGAACGAGGTGACCACCGCCATCTCGCAGCACTTCACGATGTTTCTTCAGTGGGGGTTCAACATCGAGATCAACGGGGAGTCCGTGAAGCCAGTCCACGTCGAGGTGCTCGTCTCCCCTCGCGAAAATGGTCCGGCGCCATACGTCTTCCGCAAGACGACCCGAGACGTGACGGTGTCGATCACGGTCGGCCTCAACACGAGCCGTCGCTCCGAGGGGGACGACAGTGACGACGACGCGGACTTCGCCGGTCAGCGCGCATCGGCCACGGCGGGCTGGACGGTCCTCTGCAACGACCGCGCGGTCATCGTCGGCGACAAGAGCCGCCTGACCGGCTGGGGCGACCTCCCGCTCGTGCCGCTCTACCACCCACAGTTCGCGGTCATCACCGGTATCATCGAGTTCCGCGCGAAGGATGCGAAGAAGCTCCCGGTTACGACCACGAAGCGCGCGCTCGATGCCTCGTCCGAGCTCTGGCTCGAGTCGCTCGTGAAGATGAAGGAGGGCATGCGGGTCTGGATTTCGTACACGAACGACTGGAAGAACCACCCGCGCGCCGACCAGCAGAGCTACTGGAATGACGCGCAGCCGCTGCCACTGAGCAAGGCGATCGAGAAGGTCGCGTCGCGAACGACGGCCAAGAAGACGAGCGCCAGCGACCAGGCCGGTGAGGTGAGCGAGGTTGTCGAGTTCAACCCGAAGAAGAACAATGTCTTGCCGAAACCCGAGGAGAAGAAGCCCTCGTCGAAGCGGATCGTCTTCTCTCGCCCCGTTGAAGAGGTGCGGGCCGTCTCGAAGATGCTGTTCGACGATCCCGACCTGAACGCGGGCACCGTCGGTGACGAGTGCTTCAAGATCCAGCTCGAGCTGGCCACGCCCTCCAAGAAGAGGAAGGGCTGA